CTAAAAATCCCAAATCTGCTTTTTCATAAAGTAATAAACCTTCTTCAGTATTGATTCTTTGTGAAGAAAAAACTTTATCAGCAATAATTTTTAATTGATTATCGTGGAGAGAATTATTTATAACGGCTAAATTCATTAAAATATTTTTACAAAAATAAAAAACGTCCTGAATTTTCAGGACGTTTTTTATTTTAAGTATTATTAAGTTACTTTATTAAAGATAATTTTTTAATAACATTACCTGCAGGAGTTTTAATATTTATGATATATACGCCTGTTTCTTCATTTGACATGTCGATATTAACTCTATCAGTCGTACCTTCTGATTTAATAGTCTTTACAAGCTTACCAATCATATTATATACTTCAATTGTAGCTTCGGTATTTTGATAAGCTGAAAAGTCAACAGTAAATAAACTATTAGTTGGGTTAGGATACATCATAACATTGTGATCATTTACGATATTTTCATTTATACCTACGGCAGTTTGTGCACATATAACAGGGAAAATTGCCATGTCTAAATTAGCACCAACAAACCAATCATAGGAATACCATGTAGAACTGTTATATTGGAACCATCCTAAACTATCACCGCTTTTACCACTGCATTTATTATTAATAGTCATTACTGAAAGTTCATCGGTATTATAAGTAAATGATAAAGGTAAATCTAAAGTTACAAAGAATTTACTTGTTGTTGCAATAGGTGTAGTGAAATGATAAACATTGGTATTTACAAAACCGGTAGTCAAAGTACTTTTAAGTTTTGCAGTACTTGTTCC
This Bacteroidales bacterium DNA region includes the following protein-coding sequences:
- a CDS encoding T9SS type A sorting domain-containing protein; the protein is MFPYSFLSFIRSTSKNDLARLAQRYDGVANSTVSDVIVQLAVLKGTTQSTTASIYSVGTDNKPGILLGTSTAKLKSTLTTGFVNTNVYHFTTPIATTSKFFVTLDLPLSFTYNTDELSVMTINNKCSGKSGDSLGWFQYNSSTWYSYDWFVGANLDMAIFPVICAQTAVGINENIVNDHNVMMYPNPTNSLFTVDFSAYQNTEATIEVYNMIGKLVKTIKSEGTTDRVNIDMSNEETGVYIINIKTPAGNVIKKLSLIK